A genome region from Glycine max cultivar Williams 82 chromosome 5, Glycine_max_v4.0, whole genome shotgun sequence includes the following:
- the LOC100784399 gene encoding protein DOG1-like 4 produces MSVVPCNCNHTTEKDNLSGESESFHKFFECWISEQKQHLKDLLAAESTQLISDEELQALNDKVVEHYEYYYKAKSRCAKQDVLAMLSPTWMSSLEEAFLWIGGWRPSMAFHLIYSKSGLQFEARLDEVLQGLRTHDLGDLSASQLAQLDEMQRRTILEEREITDLMARHQETVADASMVELSHVVSEMIRANQRGEVDQSKEIENKVESTLVLKEEGLEKILLKADELRFITLKDVVDVLTPKQAIHFLIAAAELHLRLHEWGKKMDARKCNQGFGEGKSHNSSS; encoded by the coding sequence ATGTCGGTGGTTCCTTGCAATTGCAACCACACCACAGAGAAAGATAACCTTAGTGGTGAAAGTGAGAGCTTTCACAAGTTTTTTGAGTGCTGGATTTCTGAGCAAAAACAACATCTGAAGGACCTTTTAGCTGCTGAATCAACCCAGCTAATTAGTGATGAGGAGCTTCAGGCACTGAATGATAAGGTGGTTGAGCATTATGAGTACTACTACAAGGCCAAGTCAAGGTGTGCAAAGCAAGATGTATTGGCCATGCTGTCCCCAACATGGATGAGTTCCTTGGAAGAGGCTTTTCTTTGGATTGGTGGATGGAGACCAAGTATGGCATTTCACTTGATATATTCAAAGTCCGGCTTGCAATTCGAGGCCCGGCTCGATGAAGTCCTCCAGGGTCTAAGAACACATGATTTGGGGGACCTATCAGCATCACAACTTGCTCAGCTTGATGAGATGCAAAGGAGGACTATCTTGGAGGAGAGGGAGATCACTGATTTGATGGCAAGGCACCAGGAGACAGTGGCTGATGCCTCAATGGTGGAGTTGTCTCATGTGGTTTCTGAGATGATTAGAGCCAATCAAAGAGGAGAGGTTGATCAGAGTAAGGAAATAGAGAACAAGGTTGAATCAACTCTTGTGCTTAAGGAGGAAGGTTTGGAGAAGATTCTGCTGAAAGCTGATGAGCTAAGGTTTATAACACTCAAGGATGTTGTTGATGTTCTGACTCCAAAACAGGCCATTCATTTCTTGATTGCTGCTGCAGAGCTGCACCTGAGGCTGCATGAGTGGGGCAAGAAGATGGATGCAAGAAAATGCAATCAAGGTTTTGGTGAAGGTAAAAGCCACAATTCATCAAGTTGA